A stretch of DNA from Deltaproteobacteria bacterium:
GCTTAAAAATTGATTGTCGATTTGGCTTAAATCCCCAACTACTACGACGACGCTACCCTCTCCCAATCTCGTCAAAAGCACTTTAAGTGGGCCGCGCTCCAAATTCTGCGCTTCCTCCAAAATCACAAAACTATTGCGAAATGTTCTCCCGCGAATATACGTCATGGGAACGAGCTCTAGACGATTTTCCATCTCTAGCCACGCCTTTGCATCAAAGGGACGTTCGCCTTTTTGAAATCCTCTTTTGCCACCTCTCCCCTCATTGGGAGAAGGAACCTGCACAATAGCTCTAAGGTTATCCTCAATGGGTCCACCCCAAGGGCGCACTTTCTCCTCCAGAGTCCCGGGGAGAAACCCAAGCGAAGTCCCCACGTCAACCATTGGTCGGGTAACCACTATTCTTTCAAACTGCCCTCTCTCCAGGCGCTCCCATGCGGCAGCCAACACCAAAAAAGATTTTCCACTTCCCGCAGGCCCGGAAACAGTAATTAGCCTAATCCCCCCAGACGCATTTGGATCTGGCTCGCCACAACCCATCAATGCCCAAAGAAGCAGTTTCTGCCTAACATTCCTACCCGTAACCTCTCCGGCAACTTTAAGATAGTCAACTTTGGCGCGATCGATTAAGTGCGCCCTCTTGCTTCCGGGTTCTGCACTTATTGCATAACAATAACGGACATCGGGATTCTCGCGGTCTACGATATGGAAAAATTGATTCATGCGCGGCATTTCTCGCATCTCGTAATAACCGCAGTTCATAATCTCATCTAAAGAACTAGAACTCACGCTTATAACTTTACAACCAGGATCATCTGAAGCATCCGGCGCACATATGGATTTAAGTTCCTCTGATACAACTCCATAAACACTTCTTGCAAGAACTCGTAAAATTCTATCCTGGCTAATCAGCCTAACTGCCGTTTCGGGTTTCAGCGCCGTATCACCTTCGGCCCCTCCACCTCCCTCCACCTCACCCTCGCTAACATCAGCCTCCATCTCTCTACGAACGCGCGTTTCTTCCTCTAGCGTCGTCGCGAGTATCTCGTGGTCTGCAACATTCGCCTTTAAACCCCAAGCTACGACTTTCT
This window harbors:
- a CDS encoding PhoH family protein, which translates into the protein MFNKCFVLDTSAIISLVQDVTTFRGSGSPAFAGVLGDNEIVIPRVVLDELHALTREDGEIAVIASEAARQLEQYSTLGSLLEGVETEKGGLLRVAPRPKTEKVVAWGLKANVADHEILATTLEEETRVRREMEADVSEGEVEGGGGAEGDTALKPETAVRLISQDRILRVLARSVYGVVSEELKSICAPDASDDPGCKVISVSSSSLDEIMNCGYYEMREMPRMNQFFHIVDRENPDVRYCYAISAEPGSKRAHLIDRAKVDYLKVAGEVTGRNVRQKLLLWALMGCGEPDPNASGGIRLITVSGPAGSGKSFLVLAAAWERLERGQFERIVVTRPMVDVGTSLGFLPGTLEEKVRPWGGPIEDNLRAIVQVPSPNEGRGGKRGFQKGERPFDAKAWLEMENRLELVPMTYIRGRTFRNSFVILEEAQNLERGPLKVLLTRLGEGSVVVVVGDLSQIDNQFLSKRNNGLIHAINAFRNWPQAIHVHLRDIVRSDLAQAASELL